The genome window AATGCGCAATTCTTCCCTGAGCGCTGGCCTGGGCAGATCGAGTTGCTCGGTGAAGATGCCCAATTCTACAAGCTGCGCATCGCGCCGAAGGGCGGGAAGGTGGTCACGGTTTACCTCGACAAGCAGACCGGTCTGCCTGCGAAAGAAGAGCGGCAGCAGCAGGACCGCACTGCTACCTTTTCATACTCCGAGTGGCGTGATCATGATGGCATCAAATTCTGGACACGCGGCCGACAGAGCACGGGCGATCCCAAATTCGACACCGTGCTGGTGACCGAGAAGCTGGAGTGGAATCCGGAACTGGCAGCCGATCTTTTCGGCAAGCCGCCAACCGCCGCGCCCGACTTCCAGTTTCTCTCTGGCCAGAGCGCGCGCATTCCTTTCGAACTCAGCAGTAACCACATCTACGTAGAAGTCCGCATCAATCGCTCGCCTCCCCTGTGGATGATCTTCGACAGCGGCGCCGAAGCCACCGTGATAGACCGCGCCCGGGCGCAGGCGCTGGGTCTCCGTATGGAAGGAGCCCTGGAGTCACGAGGCGCTGGAGAAGAGTCGGTGGAAACCGGCATCGTCGATAACGCCGTAATCGTCCTGCCGGGAGTCACCATGACTCCGCGCCCCGTCGCCGCCGTTCCCCTCGGTCCGCTCCAGCCCATCGAGGGCCGCGCGATCGACGGCATCCTTGGGTATGACGTCATCAGCAGTTTCGTGGTAGAGATCGACTACGCGGCGCGAAAAATCATCCTTCACGATCCGCGCACCTACCGGTACAGCGGCAATGGTGATGTAGTGCCGTTCATCTTTGAAGGCAACCTGCCGAAGATCACCGCCAGCCTTGCGTTGCCCAACGGCAAATCCCTTTCCGCCAAATTGCTGGTCGATACGGGCGCGCGTATGGCGCTCAACCTGTACTCACCATTCATTACCAGCAATCGGCTTCTGGACAAGGTTCCGGGAACCATCGATGCTCCGTTTGGCTTTGGACTCGGTGGACAAACGAAGCAACGTGTCGGGCGGTTGGCTGCGCTCAAGATTGGCGCGATCACCTTGGAGCGGCCCGTCGCCAGCTTCTCGCTCGAGACCAAGGGCGGCGAAGCGAACCCCGACGATGCCGGACTGATGGGCGGCGAAGTCCTCCGCCGCTTCCGGGTGGTTTTCGATTACGGACAGCAAAAGATAATTCTCGAGCCCAACAGCTCGCTGCGTGAGCCTTTCGAGTTTGACATGAGCGGCCTGCAACTGGTGGCAGAAGCCTCGGATTTCAGGACGTTCCGCGTGAACCGTGTGATCGCGAACTCACCAGCGGCACAGG of Terriglobales bacterium contains these proteins:
- a CDS encoding aspartyl protease family protein, with the protein product MKIFRRCIVALALLLAFPGASSLLLAQAPAAASKEQVLGRWAAALGGKEKLASVRSVYVRLSMDTGNLHGSLEIWQNSRGQHKTQLVLGAFQQTTVFDGSQGWQLDQTGKVRSLGGTELEDEVTAAYFASNAQFFPERWPGQIELLGEDAQFYKLRIAPKGGKVVTVYLDKQTGLPAKEERQQQDRTATFSYSEWRDHDGIKFWTRGRQSTGDPKFDTVLVTEKLEWNPELAADLFGKPPTAAPDFQFLSGQSARIPFELSSNHIYVEVRINRSPPLWMIFDSGAEATVIDRARAQALGLRMEGALESRGAGEESVETGIVDNAVIVLPGVTMTPRPVAAVPLGPLQPIEGRAIDGILGYDVISSFVVEIDYAARKIILHDPRTYRYSGNGDVVPFIFEGNLPKITASLALPNGKSLSAKLLVDTGARMALNLYSPFITSNRLLDKVPGTIDAPFGFGLGGQTKQRVGRLAALKIGAITLERPVASFSLETKGGEANPDDAGLMGGEVLRRFRVVFDYGQQKIILEPNSSLREPFEFDMSGLQLVAEASDFRTFRVNRVIANSPAAQVGLQIGDVITSIEGRPAAQLTLEEVRRLFRQPDREYRLEVKRGGQVIPVKLKTRRLV